The nucleotide window CTGTAAGAAGGagaaagctgagtgtggtggcacacacctttaatcccagctcttgggaggcagaggcaggtagatctgtgagttcgaggccagcctggtctacagagcaagtttcaggacagctataCAGAGAagaccaaggctacacagagaaatattgtctggagaaaaaagaataagGACGAGAAGGAGTTTGTAGCttgttagagtgcttgcctagcatatatgaagcacgagttcaatccccagcattgaaaaaaaggaaaaacaggaaggaagaaagaaagaaaatgacagaattCCAAAGCAGTGGTAGCAGAGTGGTAAGGCCTAGCCACCCTGCAGCCCCAGTGCAGGAAGCAGCCGGCATCCCATGACTACCCTGTGAGGCACACAGCTCAAGCCCTTCTGACATACTGCGGAATGAACCACATGGGTGGTGAGCAGCCTTGGGTTACACTGCTGGTCAGCGACAGCTGGCTGGAAACAAGCCAGCTCCTGGAGCTCGCTAGGTGTCTGGTGCTGCACAGGGCCATGGCACCATGAGCCTTAGTTTCTCTCTTTGTAGTCTGGGACCATTGGCCTGACAAACAGGCTAgctggctgggaggctgggtAGCCCTGCCCTCCGATGCCTTCACTTAAAGCCACACAGTTGCCCTCCCCTCCTTGGAAGGTCCTGCGCCCCGTGGACAGGAGGGATAATTAGTGGTCTCGGCAGTTGAAGAAATGAAAGCCCCTCAGAAGTAGGAGGAGGTTcttctcctttcatctctttctGAAGGAATGTGAGGGCTTGGGTGGAAAGTTCCCCAGGGTTCCTTGGTATTTCAGAGCTTTGATatctggaggaagaagagagcaatTAATTGCTATAAATGGCCTGTTCCTATAGGGCTGCTCGGATGGTGGGTGGGGGTGTCTGGCAGAGTACCCGCACTCCCATCCCAGCCGTCCTCTAGATGGAGGGACCCACACGGCAGACTCAGAGACTCTGAGCGGTCTTGGAGTTCCActgtgtggggctggggagatgacttagtgggtaaaaaCAGTTCCACTGTagacttgaggacctgagtttgaattcccagcactaTATTAAAAAAATGGCCATGTGCTTGTAAcccattgggggtgggggtaggcagagataggcagatcctaAAAAATTGCCAGCTAGCCCGCCAGCCTCATGGTAAGCTTCAGGTTAAgtttgagtccctgtctcagaGGAATGAAGCCAAGAGTAGGGGGAGAAACATGCTACATCTTCCTGTCACCTCCACAATGCGTGttcagaagtgtgtgtgcacacacacacccatgcactcacactgTGTTTGCGAAGATCCCCTTGTAGAAGCTTGCCGCCCTTAGCCTCTTGGCAGCTTTGACTACAGAAAGGGGATAAGGAGATATTCCCAGGCTGCCTTGGtccctcctgcatcagcctcagAAGCCATTGCCGTCAGGCTTGGCAGGGCTGAGCAGGGCTGAGACTTGGAGGCTACTCAAGGCTTGGTGAGATACAGAAGCTCACAAGCCCTCAATGTCCTGAAGTGGTTGTCACAGGTCCCTTCAGTAGGCCACACTGCCACCAGGTTAGTTAGCATATATTAGCCAGGTGATGAGATTGGTGGGGAAAGTCCAGAGAAGCCATGTTCTTTGGTTCTTGGAAGAGATGTTCCTGGGGCATAGACTTGCAGCTAGGCCAGTCAGAGTATAAGCCTCGGTCGTGCCTTTTATATATGTGACATGCATCTGTACCAGTGCACAGCTGCAGATACCAGCTACACACACAGGTGGACACAGCTGgaacacacaggaggcagaagatGAGGACCTAGCCTTGTTGTCTGAGGTGTTTGGTGGGTGGGAGGTCGTCTCGTGCAGATGCAAGGACTTGCCCATCACTGTCACAGTGAGTCACTCTGGTCCCATGTCTCTAGACAGGGTGACTGGCCCAGAGAAGGAGGTGTGTGTTGTGTTAGCGGGCAGACCGGTCTGAGCCGGAAATGACAAGCCTGGTGCACACTCAGCACCCTGTCTTAGGTGCTGGAGCAGGCTCCCTGGGCTTGCCTGACACACAGGTATTTCTGGACTATGACAGAGCCCATGGCCACGTGCCAGCACTTCTGTTCCCTCCGCGTGGGGGTGTGCACCAGGTCCTGCTGCAGCAGCCTCTGGGCCCTTCTGGCTCCTCCCATGACCGTGTTCTATGTTTCCACAGGGCGGCACCTTCTTATTTCTTCTCAGTCGCAGCCCTCCCCTTAGAGTTGAGCATCAGTTTGCCTGAAGTTCATTTCCAGAAGCAGGTAAGGACCTGGGGGGAAGGCTCTGTTGTGTGGCCATGGGACAGTGCTGCTGtggagggagatgggggaagCCTTGACACACCAGATTCACCCATCTTTCTGCCTTCCTCCATGGTCCTATACGATACTTGTTTCTTCCAATATGagggttctttttctttcctgtttttttttttttccttgcactgctgggcattgaacccggGCCTTGTGTATGGTAACCGTGCTGCACTGCAGAGATGCCCTACTTGATGTGTGGATTCTTACAGCCAGTGTCACCATGCTGCTGATTTATCAGGCTAAGATTGAGCAGACTCtggatttaaatattttattattgtgtccCATATGGGGGGCAAAGGCGGAGGGCAATACCAATGCCCACGTGAGGTTGGTTTTCTGTTCACCTATGCATAAGTTCTAGGATTAGACTGTGGAGCAAGTgtgtttacctgctgagctatcttgatTGCCCTGGGTTAATATTTTCTGTAAACTCTATAAGCTACATGCTGTGTTTTTTATCTGATATAAACCCTGTGAAAACATGGATGCATTTAAAAGTCGCAGAGGTGTTTCCTTACTGTGGTACATTGTGGGTGGCActcaggccttgtgcatgctaccACTGAGCCGCAGCCCAACTCCCCTCTCCGTGTGTCCGTCTGTGTTGCCTGTTTgtgttttggaaacagggtttgctgtagcccaggctggcttcaaactcactgagtagctgaggatgactttggaaGTCCTGATCCCTCAACTTCTACATCCCGAGCAATGGGATCGtaggcgtgtgccactatgcatagctccttaaaaaaaaaattgttcctatgctttaaaaattttgacCCAGGCTGGACAGTaatggcatatacctttaatctcagctcttaggagagacaggcggatctctgtaagttcaaagccagcctggtctacagagtgagttccaggacaggctttgtacagagaaactctgtcgtgaaaaacaaaaaagaacaaaacaaaaaaaatatttaacacgGGCATGGAAGCGGACAtaggcttttaattccagcagttggaaggcagaggcaggcagatttctgggagttcaaggccagcctggtttaaatagtgagttccgggatagagctatggagagagagagagagagagagagagagagagagagagagagagagagagagagagagagacagagagacagagagagagagacagagagagagagacagagagagagagacagagagagagagacagagagagaaagagaccgaccctgtctcaaaaaataaaacaaaacaatttttgacATGTGTTCTcattttatagcccaggctgacttgaaactcactgcatagcccaAAGTAGCTCGAAGCCCGAGAGCAAGCtccatgcctcagcctcccgagtagtGGGATTCCCGCTGAGTGTCCATGCCCAGCtctcatggcatgtgtgtgcgtcCTGGGACTCAGTGCGTAGACTAGGCTGTGACATCCTCTTGCTTCccatgctgagattataggtgagaggcaccacacctggctttcctaGGATATTTTAACATGGACAAAATGAAAGGCAAATACTGCAGTCCACAGGGCAGCGACCCTTGAGACCCAGCAGGACCCATGCTGTGGTCTGGCGTAGCTTGCGGTTGAGTTTTCTAAGCAGATGCGAGACCCCCATTGTTCTAAGTGCGAGTGTGCAAACAGCATTAGCTTCaggtttataaataaaaatgtactcAGGGCCACTCAAGCAGGTCAAAGGGAAGTCAATTGTCAGGCTCTTATCAGCTCTGATAGAAACCCACGTGGGCAGCGCTAGCCTCCCAGCCTCCAGCCGCTGCGTGTCACATTCTTGGCCTCTCCTGCGCCGACTCCTACTTCTGAAGTGCCATCAGTTGGTCCATGTAAGTCTACAGAGATCTGGTGGGAATGTGACATCACTGTCCTTGATGTCTCCCACACCTCGGTGCCCATCTCAGCTCGTGACCTCAGTTTTCTCCCCGTGTGGGTCTTGCACAGTAGTTGGGAACCAGCCATGCTTCCTGCAGCAGGGGGCGGTCTCAGAACCACCAGCTGTCCACGTGTGCAGTGTCTGCCTGTGCGTGGTGACCCTTAGTATTTGTGTTTATTCCGTCACGGGATTTTCTGACATGGCACCACTTCATACATGGCTTGTGGTTTACCACCACATGATACAAAcccacctctctcctcctcaTTTGCATGTTGACAGCTGCCTgttgtttctttccattttccttttcagTTCTCTGACTCCTGAGAAATCTTCTTAGTGCAAGGGAAGCACTGCCCTATTTTTAGGGCTGGTATGTGTAGGAATAGCTGAAACCACTCCTACGATGCATCGTTATTTTTGATTCTTAGGTCTGAGCTTGGATAAATAATTAGTATCTAAATTAATTGCAGTTTGAGCTTATGTAATTTAAGCACAGTTTAATGGAGACCAGTTCTTGATCCCTACAGGGGAAATAGGAATCCTCCAGTGACATTAGTGTACTTGACAGACTTGTGATGAAAATTTAATAACACATTCGCCTGGATAGGCAGCAAATCCAAGTACACTGTAATACGCTTACGGCACACCAGCAGCCATTTGTCTGGGATGATTATGACTTATTCTCTTCAATTATTAATTTTCCTCACATCGACACCCTTACAGGGAATTAGGACAGAATTACATCAGTTAGGACGCTTTCTGGAGCATTTGGCCTGGAATGTGAAGGGCAGGGACCTGTGCTCCACTTTCTATCCCAGAGCCAGCCCTGGGCGTTCCTTCCTGGCAGGCAGCAGGACAGGGTCAGCAAAGCAGAGCTTTAGCAGCACCAGTGGGTAGAAGTCCTTGCCACCCAATCCTTGCgccagagttcagtccctaggagagaactgagtcctgaaGGTTACcccttctgtcctccacatgtgtgccatggtgagcacacagacaagcaaatcaatcaatcaataggtATAAGCAGAATActagattaaaaaaatttttcaaaatgctAAGTCGGATTCTCCTGAAGTTTAGGAAGCAGCTTGTTCTAGGCAAGTGTGTTAAAATAAGAATGACCTGACTCCAAAGACCCCGTTGAGCCCTGCTGCCGCAGACCCTAAGGCTCACAGCAGGACTGCAGCAGCAAGGAGGATGGGATCTGCCCACCTCCGGGTGTGGAGGGGTAAAGCTGTGGGACAGAGTCTGTAGGGCAGACGCTGTGTGAAACAACTGCACAATGGCGGTCCTCCAGTGAGCACCAACGTGGCAGCACTAGCCAGACCCTGTCCTGTAGGAGCAGCCCACCATGACTAGAGTGTAAGCGCTTCCCACCGGAGTGACTGTTAGGAATTCCCCTGTGTTGCCAAGACACCCAGAAACCTTGGTGTATGGCGGCACCTTGTGGCCGGTTCCTTGAATGCCATGCATCCTTCATGGGGGATGGCCTTCTGAAAACTAGCTCTGACTCCCAGTGTGAAGGCTCCATAAAATACTTGCGATATTTGCTGGAGGTCACAGTGGCTCAGGCCATATTATGTACTTTGGGAGGGGGAGTCCTTTGGGAAAGTAAAATTTGGTTGCAGGACTCTGGGTTAGTACTTAAGTCTCTTAATACAATGACATTAGTTCCAAATTGGTATATATACAGTAGAAAGGGGGTATCTGAGACACTAAAGACTGCTCCCCTGTTCCATTCAGCCAGAAGGGCAGTACTTACTAAGAGCCTGCTGGGATCCAGGCTCTAGGAGGACAGGGCAGGCAGAGCAGAcagcagggaagggaagagacaaTAAACAGATGGTCCAAAAGATGCTCAGAAAACTAGGACGGTGAGACAGGGCTGTGTGACAAGAGGTGGAGGCACAGAACTGACCCCTGGAGAGTTACCTTGAAGCCAACATGAGGACAGTTCTGGGCCCAGGGGATGGATACCCAGTGCAGAGGCTGACcagcagaggagcagggagagCTGGGCTTCAGGGGGCAAAGATCACACTTGGCCTCGCAGGCAACTGGCCAGGGCTAGGAAATGTACTTTCAGGAAGAGCTAAGAAGATTTCTCAGGAGTCAGAGAActgaaaaggaaaatggaaagaaacaacAGGCAGCTGTCAACATGCAAATGAGGAGAGAGGTGGGTTTGTATCATGTGGTGGTAAACCACAAGCCGTGTATGAAGTGGTGCCATGTCAGAAAATCCCGTGACGGATTtctcttgacacacacacacacacacacacagcgactCTGTAGGGGAAAGGACAATGGAAGATATCAGTGGGCTATGAGGCCAAGGCCATAGTAGCCCAGGTGGAGCCAAAACATTGATACTCGAGGTCCAGGAAAGGATCAGCCCTGTGCAGTTCATCCCCAGAGCCGCAGTGCTGGTGCATGAGCTAGAGGGGCGGAGAGCCTTGCTTCCTGCTGGGCTCTGCCAGAAGTGAGGGCCATCCATAGGATGGCGTGTGCCCTGGAGACTGTGCTCAAAGCCACTGTGCCTCTTCCCAGTCCCTGCTTCTTATTTGACCCCTTTCTGAGCCCAGGGTGAGTTGGAAGGGAGCAGACCACAGAAGTAAGGAGTCTGGGTTCTAGGGCTCCAAGGGTGGATACAAAGACTCTGGAAGGATCCTATGCTGTGTCGGATATGCAGACATAACGTCAGCCCCAGCTGGCCAGGTTTTTAACCTGTTGTGTGGGCTTGCAGGGCGAGGGCCCCATTAGGCTTTTGAACAGCTGATGAGTAGATACTCAGGAGCTGTTGCCCAGGCTCTGGCACATTCCCGGGTGCGCCCTTGGCATGGAGTATTGCCTTGTCCAGCATGTCCCTGTCTAAGATTCATGGGCCACTGGGAGTAGATGGTGTAAGGAGTGTCCTTAGCCTGCCAGCCGGGTTCCCTGTTCCCCGAGTGCAGCTCCTTGGTAGCAGGGCTGCTGAGGCTCCACCCCACCAGCTGCTGCGTTATTTCTGACTTGTCCAGGAGTTCAAGTGTGTAACCCAAACCCCTAgatcctgtctcctctcccccagctccttctgcaggagGAGGCTCTGGGCTTCTCTTTCTGGGGCTGGCTGTAGCTCAGGCCAGAGACACCTGGACACCGTTGGCCTTTACAGCTGTCTTCAGGAGCTACCCTCTAACGGGTGGGTTTGTGGGGTGGCAGTAGCAGCCCTATCAGTGCCTCTGCTCCATAGCCCTGGACCAGCCACCCCCGTAGAGGGAGTCCTCGGTGCCTTGCCCAGGAGTTGGCCTCTTGAGTTTGGTAGGGGCTTTTGCACAGGGTGCCGTCGCTGCCATGGGTGCTGTCACTGATCTTACAGTTTCCTGTGCCAAAGGCCCCGGCTAGTCACCTCTGACCAATTCCTTTTACTTCTCACTCATGTTGTCTGTGTTGAAAACCTAGAAGTCTTGGGACTTCATGCCTCATTTCCCCTGTGGCTCATAACAGAAACCGTGGCTGTCCCCTGCAGCCTATTCTCTAGAATGAGTGCTCCTCAGCCGTGCTTCCTGGGCCTCAGACAGGAGGTAGTctggaccccccccccacctcttctGTGACTTCTGTGCTGTCAGGATGGGGCCCCTACTGGGGAAGGACTACTGAAGAAAGGTGTCAGTATTAGAATGATCTCATCCTGGCATTTTCTCTGTGACGCTGCCCCTCTCCTTGCAGGAGTCCCCAGAGCTGGACCAGGGGGATGAACCGTGAGGGAGCACCCGGTAAGAGCCCGGAGGAGATGTACATTCAACAGAAGGTCCGCGTGCTGCTCATGCTGAGGAAGATGGGGTCAAATGTGAGTGCCTGTAGGGTGTCAAGCATCTGGGTACCTGCCGCCCTGAAGGAGGGACAAGGCAgcagggccagttcaggctcccccTACACAGAGCCCTGCATGTCCAGTGTTGGGGGACATTGCTAAGAGAGAACCTTTCCACTTCATTGTTGATTTTCAGCCAGGGACTATGGGGGTTTTAATTTCTGACCCTCAGTGACCTCAGAGAGGCTTCTCTCCTGGGAGCAAGTGAGGGGCACCTGGGCAGGGTGGCCACGGAGGAGAGTAGTAGACAAACATGCGCAGGGAcatcttttgaaaagaaatggagggaTTTGGAATGGCTGGTTGGCGGCTGGTCTGGCCAGGGCCTGGCTTTCATACCTGCTCTCTACCAGAAGAGGAGAGATCTAGAGTCAAAGTGGCAGGACATGTGAACTTCAGGGACCTGGTTTTCAGGGTGGAAGCAGGGAGGGATTGCTGGGAGACTAGCAGCCACCCCAGGAATAGAGGGTAAGAAGCACGAAGGGAGGTACTAGTGGGATCAGGTAGGGTGCCTTTTGGGGACCAGGTACGTGCTCCCCTCACCACAGCACTCTCACCCTGCAGCTGACCGCCAGCGAGGAAGAATTCCTGCGCACCTACGCGGGGGTCGTGAGCAGCCAGCTCAGCCGGCTGCCACAACACTCCATCGACCAGGGTGAGTCAAGGGCCAGGCGCCAGCCAAGCCCTCCCCAGCGCACTCAGCAGTGGCTCTTCACAGAGCTGAATGGGTGATCTGGGAGTCTAGGCAAGAGAAACGAGGCCTTTGTTCTTCCTCATCCACAGACAGCCTCCCCTCTGTCCCATCCCCATCCTCAGGTGGGAATCATGGTAGATCCCTTCCCAAGCATGGAGGAAGGAGATAGTCATGTCTGGGAGCCTGTGTAACCTCAGAGGGTCTGAGCCCTGTCCTCTCATTCAGGAGCAGGGAGCTGCTCTGTGTATTCTTGACAGCACTGTCCCTGTGTGGCACCACTGTGCAGTGACTGGCCAGCCTGGCACTAGCAGGAAGGGATAGCTCAAGGGGCCTGATGTCTTCATATAACCAAGGGAGTTCTGAGGATCCTCATGGTCCAAAGTCCCACAAGTGTTTATTGAGCAGCAGGGGCTATGCCCAGGGACCGTACACATCATTTGACAGTTGCCAGCTGTTGCTCGTGTGACTTCCATTTGGCAGGCAGTGGTTTGGAAGCAGAACTCATTGCCATTGACCACACAGAGGTGCCAGGAGTCAAACCCGCTCCTCGCTGACAAGGCTGCCGGGCAGCTCCCTTGGCTGCTTCTGGAGGCTTTCCCTGTCTGAAAGCTCAGCCTGACTGATGCGTTCTGAGCAGCATCTCGCACTCCTTCTCTGTCGTTCTCACGCTTCCTTGGGATTTCGGCTACAGGGTACCTGAGTGACCCATGGCAAGTCCAGGCAGGGGCAGCCACCAGAGCAGAGTGTGCTTGCTGTGTTGAGGCTGCTTGCAGGGGGAGAGGTCTAGAACATTGGGCTGCCTGGCTATCTGTCCTACATGTTGTGGGCTCAGCCCTGATACAGggtctgcttccctagtgctggtgCTGTATGTAGCCCAGTCAGCTCGCCAGAAATCTCCAGGGGACCTCTGCTAACTCAGAGTGGTGCAGGACTATGCGTGTCTCGTCTCATACTCAGCCTGCCCAGGTGTGCCCGCCTGCTCAAGTGTGCTGCGTGCTCACCAGCACCAAGGCCaagtgtgtgtgtagtctgtcctacctttccactgtctcttggaGGAGTCCTTTGCTTTGCCATCGCTGGTCTGTGTTTTCCTCTCCTAGCTCCAAAACCAGGTCCCCCAGAAAACTTCAGACGTCTGAGTTCCCAgggtcttcctttcctcccatatGCTCCTGAGTCTCTGAGTCTCTGTACAAATGTCCCTAGTTGGGAAGAGACAATAAGCAGATGCTCAGAAAACTAGGACGGTGAGACAGGGCTGGGTGACAAGAGGTGGAGGCACAAAAAAGTAAAGAAGCTGTGGGACCATGTCAGAATAGGCAGCACCCAGCACATGTACCCTGCCACACACATTCAATCATGTATGCATATAGAAAAGACATTGGGATACATCCTGAGCTGTTAGTGGGAAAAAATGGTTTATATGGTATTGAGGAGCAGCCCTGGGGCCTCATGCGTACTAAACTGTGCCATACCTCTGGCCTGCACCCATTTGATAGAACATACTGACTGGatataggttttcttttctttttttcttttttttttggtttttcgagacatggtttctctgtggttttggagcctgtcctggaactagctcttgtagaccaggctggtctcgaactcacagagatccgcctgcctctgcctcccgagtgctgggattaaaggcgtgctccaccaccgcccggctggataTAGGTTTTCATAATGGATTTTCACTTTCCAAGTTAGcaagttttctaaaatattttttgtatgttttgcaTGAATCCTTATGTAGTAAGAAGTGAAGGATATATTTTGTGgtaccagggatcaaacccagggccttgcacatgctgggTAAGGATTAAACTATTGAGTTCTAGCCACTTGCTCTTAAGAAGCCACATTggcccagagagatggctcagcagttagaacaagtacctgagtttaattcccagcacccatatcagataactcacaactgcctgtaactccagtgtaaTCTaatgtctctggcctccataggcacctgcactcacatgcacagacccacacatacacataattaataataagacaaatactttttaaagttacattATTTAGCCTGACATGTTGTACACTTTAATCCTggccagagttcaaggccagcctgggatatatgagactattttaataaaccatatatatacatatacatgaaagCTCACTTTGCTGAACCAACAGTTGGGGATACAGTGCAGCCTGCTGTGTTGTTTAAGGAGGTCACAGTTAAGGTTGAGGActtagctcaatggtagagtgcttgcctagcatccatGAATCcttaggttcagtccccagcaccaagtaAATGAGTGGCTGgtaaatccagcacttgggaggcaaaggcagaagaatcaggtaAAAGTTGTTGatcacacagtgagtttgaggttggCCTTGGATCACAGTGAGCTCACTGTTCACTGTTGCCCTTGGTGCAAAGCTGCTGACTCGGCCATAGCACCAGGCAGGTGGGTGTGACCATCCATAGACACTCTGGAATCTGGGGCCTCTTGGGTGTGTGGCAGCCGTAGATCCTTTCTTTGCCATGGTATGAGTTTCGGATTGAGGGAGATCGTATCAGACAAAGGATGTAGAGGATCTGTGCTGCTGATGCCGCTGTAGACTGCCCCTTACCTCAGCAAGTCACCTCACCGGGAACAAATGCTACTCCTCAGGAGATCAGGAGGAACCCAAACATGGAAGTCTCAagccttcttttatt belongs to Microtus pennsylvanicus isolate mMicPen1 chromosome 13, mMicPen1.hap1, whole genome shotgun sequence and includes:
- the Ctnnbip1 gene encoding beta-catenin-interacting protein 1: MNREGAPGKSPEEMYIQQKVRVLLMLRKMGSNLTASEEEFLRTYAGVVSSQLSRLPQHSIDQGAEDVVMAFSRSETEDRRQ